A single window of Paracoccus albus DNA harbors:
- the ctaA gene encoding heme A synthase translates to MAKRPVFQEVTTETPRAAPPSGGMIDSAPKGARRAIRAWLIVIFVMVAAMIALGGATRLTGSGLSIVEWKPVTGVMPPMSDAAWQSEFDAYQQIPQFTEENPDMDLAGFKRIYWWEWSHRLLGRLVGLVWAAGFLFFWATKRIPTGWTPRLLGLGVLGGLQGAIGWWMVHSGVATTTLTSVASYRLAIHLGLAFAILGLIAWYAMQLSRPEAALMRARRAAEPKLFSMSTGLMHLAFVQILIGALVAGIDAGRQYTGWPTMGGEWIPAAIWDPALGWRNLFENPALVQFTHRMVGYLLFIFGIVVWRRSRRSPHSVTRGAYTAMLAALLLQVVLGIMNVIHASPLMLALIHQLGAVLLFVLILRARHHARYPFETSIRGTVK, encoded by the coding sequence ATGGCCAAACGCCCGGTTTTCCAGGAAGTCACGACCGAGACACCTCGCGCAGCCCCGCCATCAGGCGGCATGATCGATTCCGCACCGAAGGGCGCGCGGCGCGCGATCCGAGCGTGGCTGATCGTGATTTTCGTCATGGTTGCAGCGATGATCGCGCTTGGCGGCGCGACGCGGCTGACCGGTTCTGGCCTGTCCATTGTCGAATGGAAGCCTGTCACCGGCGTGATGCCGCCGATGAGCGATGCCGCATGGCAGTCGGAATTCGACGCCTATCAGCAAATCCCGCAATTCACCGAAGAAAACCCGGATATGGATCTGGCCGGCTTCAAGCGAATCTATTGGTGGGAATGGTCCCACCGTTTGCTTGGCCGTCTTGTCGGGTTGGTTTGGGCGGCCGGCTTCCTGTTCTTCTGGGCCACGAAACGTATCCCTACGGGCTGGACGCCGCGCCTTCTCGGGCTTGGGGTCCTGGGTGGCCTGCAGGGTGCGATAGGCTGGTGGATGGTCCATTCGGGTGTGGCGACGACGACGCTGACCTCCGTCGCCAGCTATCGCCTTGCCATTCATCTGGGCCTTGCCTTCGCCATCCTTGGTCTGATCGCTTGGTACGCCATGCAGCTGTCGCGACCAGAGGCTGCGCTGATGCGGGCACGCCGCGCGGCAGAGCCGAAGCTGTTTTCGATGTCCACCGGGCTGATGCATCTGGCCTTCGTCCAGATCCTGATCGGTGCGCTCGTGGCTGGCATAGATGCGGGGCGTCAGTATACCGGCTGGCCGACAATGGGCGGCGAATGGATACCCGCCGCCATCTGGGATCCCGCGCTTGGCTGGCGCAACCTGTTCGAAAATCCGGCACTGGTTCAATTCACGCACCGCATGGTCGGCTATCTGCTGTTCATTTTCGGCATCGTCGTTTGGCGGCGGTCACGCCGTTCGCCGCATTCGGTCACGCGCGGTGCCTATACTGCGATGCTGGCAGCTCTGCTGTTACAGGTCGTGCTGGGAATCATGAACGTGATCCATGCCTCGCCACTGATGCTGGCGCTGATCCACCAGCTTGGCGCGGTGCTTCTGTTCGTGCTGATCCTGCGTGCAAGGCACCATGCCCGCTATCCCTTTGAAACCTCGATTCGTGGAACGGTGAAATGA
- a CDS encoding DUF5671 domain-containing protein gives MRQSDQLAGFVRNALQSGRSSAEIDAALSDAGWSPREREDALSAWVEADGFPPVPRPRPYVSAREALLYGLLFISLGMIAFHLTQLGFRLIDTLLPEDQDSLPYIRAGMRWPMAALITFTPVFLLLNNWIQRRTSADQGRRRSLVRKWFASITLLIAALTLMGDLVATVYALLNGEITMSFALKALLVAAVAGLVVAYYRDELND, from the coding sequence ATGCGTCAATCGGATCAACTCGCGGGTTTTGTCCGCAACGCCCTGCAGTCCGGCCGCAGCAGTGCCGAGATCGACGCGGCATTGTCAGACGCGGGATGGTCGCCCCGGGAACGCGAGGACGCACTTAGCGCCTGGGTCGAGGCTGACGGTTTTCCGCCCGTTCCGCGACCGCGCCCATACGTTTCGGCGCGCGAGGCGCTGCTTTACGGATTGTTGTTTATTTCTCTGGGCATGATCGCATTTCACCTGACCCAGCTGGGCTTTCGCCTGATCGATACCCTGCTGCCAGAGGACCAGGACAGCTTGCCCTATATCCGCGCCGGGATGCGGTGGCCGATGGCCGCGCTGATTACATTTACGCCTGTATTCCTCCTGCTCAATAATTGGATTCAGCGACGCACATCGGCCGATCAGGGGCGGCGCAGATCCCTTGTGCGCAAATGGTTTGCCTCGATCACATTGCTGATCGCGGCCCTCACGCTGATGGGTGATCTGGTCGCGACGGTCTATGCCCTGCTCAACGGCGAAATCACGATGAGTTTCGCGCTGAAGGCCCTGCTGGTCGCAGCCGTCGCGGGGCTGGTGGTTGCTTACTATCGGGACGAACTCAATGACTGA
- a CDS encoding carboxypeptidase M32: MSDLDALMEFQRTSEALSSVAERLGWDQETVMPRGAAEQRAEEMAAMEAVLHERRTDPRIGEWLDGAASEVEDEEDARMLELIGRDFRRQTRIPARLAMELARLTSLAQGIWAEARSTEDVASFIPTLSDILMLKREEAAALADGGDAYDALLDDYEPGASAESISRIFATLRPRLVQLRDDVMGAERQPKALDGQFPAETQLRLARQCATAFGYDWTRGRMDIAVHPFSSGRWQDSRITTRVVTSDPFNCIYSTIHEVGHSNYELGIDSDYAFTALGRGVSLGVHESQSRISENQIGRSRAFTGWLFDRMPDAFDGLNIDNADDFYASVNRVSPGYIRTESDEVQYNLHIMMRFDLERDLIAGRLDATDLEEAWNARFLKDFGVAVDKPSNGVLQDVHWSVGLFGYFPTYALGNVYAGCLNQSMQAALPELDAALAEGDATPAVEWLRENVHRHGSLVAPVPLIERATGTQVSAQPLLDYLEEKFGAIYAL; this comes from the coding sequence ATGAGCGATCTCGACGCATTGATGGAATTCCAGCGGACGAGCGAGGCTCTGTCCTCTGTCGCAGAACGCCTTGGCTGGGATCAGGAAACCGTCATGCCACGCGGCGCTGCCGAGCAGCGGGCCGAGGAAATGGCGGCGATGGAGGCCGTCTTGCATGAGCGTCGCACCGACCCCCGCATCGGTGAATGGCTGGATGGCGCAGCATCAGAGGTTGAGGACGAAGAAGACGCAAGAATGCTGGAACTGATCGGCCGCGACTTCCGCCGTCAGACCCGGATTCCTGCGCGTCTGGCGATGGAACTGGCCCGCCTGACCTCTCTCGCGCAGGGTATATGGGCAGAGGCCCGCAGCACCGAAGATGTCGCCAGCTTTATACCGACCCTGTCGGACATCCTGATGTTGAAGCGCGAAGAAGCCGCAGCGCTTGCCGATGGCGGTGACGCCTATGATGCGCTTCTGGACGATTACGAACCCGGTGCAAGCGCCGAATCCATTTCGCGCATCTTCGCCACGCTTCGTCCGCGGCTCGTCCAGCTTCGTGACGACGTTATGGGGGCCGAACGCCAGCCAAAGGCGCTTGACGGACAGTTTCCGGCAGAAACCCAGCTCAGGCTGGCGCGGCAATGCGCGACTGCATTCGGCTATGACTGGACGCGCGGAAGGATGGATATTGCGGTTCATCCATTCAGCTCTGGCCGGTGGCAGGACAGCCGCATCACGACCCGTGTCGTCACCAGCGATCCCTTCAACTGCATTTATTCCACCATTCACGAGGTGGGGCATTCCAATTATGAGCTGGGCATCGACAGCGATTACGCCTTTACGGCACTGGGTCGCGGCGTCTCGCTGGGTGTGCACGAATCCCAATCGCGCATCTCTGAAAACCAGATCGGACGTTCCCGCGCCTTCACCGGCTGGCTGTTCGACCGCATGCCGGACGCCTTCGACGGGCTGAACATCGACAATGCCGATGACTTCTACGCCAGCGTGAACCGCGTCAGCCCCGGCTATATCCGCACCGAATCGGACGAGGTGCAGTATAATCTGCACATCATGATGCGCTTCGATCTGGAACGAGATCTCATCGCGGGCCGGCTTGATGCGACCGACCTTGAAGAGGCGTGGAATGCGCGCTTCCTGAAGGATTTCGGCGTCGCCGTGGACAAGCCGTCAAACGGCGTCTTGCAGGATGTGCACTGGTCTGTTGGCCTGTTCGGCTATTTCCCGACATATGCGCTTGGCAATGTCTATGCAGGGTGCCTGAACCAATCGATGCAGGCCGCGTTGCCCGAACTGGATGCGGCGCTTGCCGAAGGCGACGCGACGCCCGCCGTGGAATGGCTGCGCGAAAACGTGCATCGCCACGGCAGTCTGGTCGCACCTGTTCCCCTGATCGAGCGTGCGACCGGGACGCAGGTTTCTGCGCAACCGTTGCTGGACTATCTGGAAGAGAAATTCGGCGCCATCTACGCGCTTTGA
- the rpmA gene encoding 50S ribosomal protein L27, whose product MAHKKAGGSSRNGRDSAGRRLGVKLYGGQAAAAGNIIVRQRGTTWWPGANVGMGRDHTLFALTDGEVTFKKGLKGRTYISVMPASAEAAE is encoded by the coding sequence ATGGCACATAAAAAAGCAGGCGGTTCGTCCCGTAACGGCCGCGACTCTGCCGGTCGCCGCCTTGGCGTCAAGCTGTATGGCGGTCAGGCCGCAGCAGCAGGCAACATCATCGTGCGTCAGCGCGGCACCACCTGGTGGCCGGGCGCCAATGTCGGCATGGGCCGCGATCATACCCTGTTCGCGCTGACCGACGGCGAAGTGACCTTCAAGAAAGGTCTCAAGGGTCGCACCTATATCTCGGTCATGCCAGCGAGCGCTGAGGCTGCCGAATAA
- a CDS encoding flavin reductase family protein, which yields MTSFIPDHANARRFRDALGNFATGVTVVTIATPDGPEGVTANSFASVSLAPPLVLWSPGKFSRRHDLFAQAAFFSVHVLAEDQKDLADRFTRGGAQFDGLDLAESPDGVAIIPGVLCRFDCRLEASHDAGDHTLVIGRVLRAEERPGRPLVFAQGKWGGHRPD from the coding sequence ATGACCTCATTCATTCCCGACCACGCAAACGCGCGCAGGTTTCGCGACGCGCTCGGCAACTTTGCGACCGGCGTGACGGTGGTGACGATTGCGACGCCGGACGGGCCGGAAGGGGTGACGGCGAACAGTTTCGCGTCTGTTTCTCTGGCCCCGCCGCTGGTGTTATGGTCGCCCGGCAAATTCTCGCGTCGTCACGATCTGTTTGCGCAGGCGGCGTTCTTCAGCGTTCATGTGCTGGCCGAAGATCAAAAGGATCTGGCGGATCGCTTTACCCGAGGTGGGGCTCAGTTCGATGGGCTGGATCTGGCTGAATCGCCAGATGGGGTCGCAATCATTCCCGGCGTGCTGTGCCGCTTTGACTGCAGGTTAGAGGCGTCGCATGATGCCGGGGACCATACGTTGGTCATCGGCCGTGTCTTAAGGGCTGAGGAACGACCGGGCCGCCCTCTCGTCTTCGCGCAGGGGAAATGGGGCGGTCACCGGCCAGATTGA
- a CDS encoding DMT family transporter, producing MRALPRAFALFGRERDGRGLPHGNDQTRGIIFLLLSVFVFTLMDATAKYLGQFYSPAQVVWARYMGNLAVVLIFYRARFLPSLRSRQPMFQLVRALCQLASVSLFFTAIQYIGIAEATAIMDMNPVLITLGAALFLGESVGWRRIAGIVAAMIGAMIIIRPGFGVFHPASILTLIGAFTYAGGALLTRVVRTDSLATSLIWTVVVGSIASSLVVPFFWQAIEVQHLWAFFLIGLFGAVSQALLIHAFSLAEAGAIAPFGYTGLVWAALWGWLFWGVLPDRWTVIGASIIVAAGLYIWYRESRLANGQSRG from the coding sequence ATGCGCGCCCTGCCACGTGCCTTTGCCCTTTTCGGGCGTGAGCGTGACGGCAGGGGCCTGCCGCATGGCAACGATCAGACACGCGGCATCATTTTCCTGCTGCTGTCCGTCTTCGTTTTCACGCTGATGGATGCGACGGCAAAATATCTGGGGCAGTTCTATTCCCCTGCGCAGGTCGTCTGGGCGCGTTATATGGGCAATCTGGCCGTGGTGCTGATCTTCTACCGCGCGCGCTTTTTACCCAGCCTTCGCTCTCGCCAGCCGATGTTCCAGCTGGTGCGGGCCTTGTGCCAGCTTGCCTCTGTTTCGCTGTTCTTCACCGCCATCCAGTATATCGGCATCGCTGAGGCGACGGCGATCATGGATATGAACCCTGTGCTGATTACCCTTGGGGCGGCGCTGTTTCTGGGGGAATCGGTCGGCTGGCGCCGCATTGCCGGTATCGTCGCCGCGATGATCGGCGCAATGATCATCATCCGCCCCGGATTCGGGGTCTTTCACCCCGCATCCATCCTGACGCTGATCGGGGCGTTCACCTATGCAGGCGGCGCCTTGCTGACGAGGGTCGTGCGGACGGATTCTCTTGCCACCTCGCTGATCTGGACCGTGGTTGTCGGCAGCATCGCCAGCAGCCTTGTGGTGCCGTTCTTCTGGCAAGCGATCGAGGTTCAGCACCTTTGGGCCTTTTTCCTGATCGGCCTTTTCGGCGCGGTGTCGCAGGCGCTGCTGATCCACGCATTTTCTCTGGCAGAGGCAGGGGCAATCGCACCTTTCGGATACACAGGACTGGTCTGGGCGGCGCTGTGGGGCTGGCTTTTCTGGGGCGTGCTGCCCGACCGATGGACCGTAATCGGCGCGTCGATCATCGTCGCCGCTGGTCTGTATATCTGGTATCGGGAAAGCCGTCTGGCCAATGGACAAAGCCGCGGATGA
- a CDS encoding aldo/keto reductase, with protein MERIQIADDVSLSRMAYGMWRIADDRDTTPGHIRAKIDACLAQGITTLDQADIYGGYTAEALLGAALKESPGLRDQVEIVTKCGIIAPTGRYGDARVKHYDTSAAHIQEAVEASLKDIGTDRIDLLLIHRPDPMMDADETGRALDQLVESGKVLAVGVSNFLRDDTELLQSVMHQPLCVNQIEISLGAPDPFSNGQLSFIQNHGMVPMAWSPLAGGSLFAGAQPELVEVMRQMAEAKNCDLAALAVAWLLAHPAGIVPVMGTNTMSRIETLTQAFSVSLDREDWFILYQAALGHEVA; from the coding sequence ATGGAGCGTATCCAGATAGCCGATGATGTGTCGCTCAGCCGGATGGCCTATGGAATGTGGCGCATCGCTGATGATCGTGACACCACCCCTGGGCATATCCGCGCCAAGATAGACGCATGTCTCGCGCAGGGTATCACCACACTGGATCAGGCCGATATCTATGGTGGCTATACGGCAGAGGCCTTGCTGGGTGCCGCGTTGAAGGAATCGCCCGGTCTGCGCGATCAGGTTGAAATCGTCACCAAATGCGGAATCATAGCGCCTACGGGGCGGTATGGTGACGCGCGTGTGAAGCATTACGACACCTCTGCCGCGCATATCCAGGAGGCGGTCGAGGCAAGTCTGAAGGACATCGGCACCGACCGGATCGACCTTCTGCTGATCCACCGTCCCGACCCGATGATGGATGCTGACGAAACAGGGCGAGCATTGGATCAGCTTGTCGAATCGGGGAAGGTGCTCGCGGTCGGCGTTTCGAATTTTCTGCGCGACGATACGGAGTTGCTGCAGAGCGTGATGCATCAGCCGCTTTGCGTCAACCAGATCGAGATTTCACTTGGTGCACCAGACCCGTTTTCAAACGGTCAGCTTTCGTTCATCCAGAATCATGGCATGGTTCCAATGGCTTGGTCTCCGCTGGCCGGGGGCTCGCTTTTCGCGGGCGCGCAGCCCGAACTGGTAGAGGTGATGCGGCAGATGGCGGAGGCGAAAAATTGTGATCTGGCGGCCCTGGCGGTGGCATGGCTTCTTGCCCATCCTGCGGGTATCGTGCCGGTCATGGGAACGAACACGATGAGCCGTATTGAAACGTTAACACAGGCATTCAGCGTATCGCTGGACCGTGAGGACTGGTTCATTCTGTATCAGGCGGCACTCGGCCACGAGGTTGCATGA
- a CDS encoding 50S ribosomal protein L21 produces MFAVLKTGGKQYRVQAGDVLRVEKLAANAGETVQFNEILMVGSTVGAPLVDGAAVQAEVIEQIKADKVITYVKRRRKHSSQRTRGHRQQLTLLRVTDVLEKGGDKSGVKEAIGARTAGASYVAEAKPAAKKAAPKKAEKAEKRAAKADDAPKAAVGTRPANLLSEAREGGADDLKLISGVGPKLEELLHENGVFHFDQIAAWKKAEIEYMDDQLSFHGRIERDEWIKQAKDLAKDKKD; encoded by the coding sequence ATGTTCGCAGTTCTCAAAACGGGCGGCAAACAGTACCGCGTTCAGGCGGGCGACGTGCTGCGCGTGGAAAAGCTGGCCGCTAATGCTGGTGAAACAGTCCAGTTCAACGAAATTCTGATGGTGGGTTCGACCGTCGGCGCGCCGCTGGTTGACGGTGCTGCCGTTCAGGCCGAAGTGATCGAACAGATCAAGGCTGACAAGGTCATCACCTATGTCAAGCGCCGCCGCAAGCACAGCTCGCAGCGGACCCGTGGCCATCGCCAGCAACTGACGCTTCTGCGCGTCACCGACGTGCTGGAAAAAGGCGGCGACAAGTCTGGCGTAAAGGAAGCCATCGGTGCACGCACCGCCGGCGCATCCTATGTTGCCGAAGCCAAGCCTGCCGCCAAGAAAGCCGCGCCGAAGAAAGCGGAAAAGGCCGAAAAGCGTGCCGCAAAGGCTGATGACGCGCCGAAGGCAGCAGTCGGCACCCGCCCGGCCAACCTGCTGAGCGAAGCGCGCGAAGGCGGTGCGGACGACCTGAAACTGATCTCGGGCGTGGGACCGAAACTGGAAGAGCTGCTACACGAAAACGGCGTTTTCCACTTTGACCAGATCGCCGCCTGGAAAAAGGCAGAGATCGAATACATGGACGACCAGTTGTCGTTCCATGGTCGCATTGAACGCGACGAATGGATCAAGCAGGCCAAGGATTTGGCTAAAGACAAGAAGGACTGA
- the tkt gene encoding transketolase, which translates to MDLEARRKADPQHWNLATAIRVLAMDAVQAANSGHPGMPMGMADVATVLFTKHLKFDPKAPNWFDRDRFILSAGHGSMLLYALLYLTGYEDMTLEEVKNFRQWGSKTAGHPEYGHADGIETTTGPLGQGIANSVGFAMAEEAARAEFGEEVCDHRTWVIAGDGCLMEGISQEAISLAGAQGLGKLIVLWDNNNITIDGRVTLADKTNQHERFAASGWRVLSCDGHDAADIDRVLTAAKESDGRPTLVDCKTIIGFGSAKKQDTSGAHGSPLGEEEIAATRRAYGWDHAEFVIPDDILSQWREAGSRGAEDRDAWQKRVDALPGDTRDEFARRISHEVSPKLRPAIAALKEQALEGQHKVATRKASEMVLEVINPLLPEMFGGSADLTGSNNTKTGDLGIFDLQNRGGRYVHFGIREHGMAAAMNGIFLHGGYRPYGGTFLTFTDYARGAMRLSALMQVAPIYVMTHDSIGLGEDGPTHQPVEHLSICRATPNTLVLRPCDLIETAEAWEIALETTDAPSVMALSRQNLPLLREDAGENRSAKGAYILREASAEPKVILIASGSEVEIAVNARETLEAAGIPTRVVSIPSMELFRDQPESYRREVLPKGTARIGIEAGVRQSWDWLLLGEGGSETTSAFIGMSGFGASAPADVLYKEFGITPENVVKVAKELV; encoded by the coding sequence ATGGACCTCGAAGCCCGCCGCAAGGCCGACCCACAGCATTGGAACCTCGCCACCGCGATCCGCGTCCTGGCAATGGATGCCGTCCAGGCGGCCAATTCCGGCCATCCCGGTATGCCTATGGGCATGGCCGATGTCGCCACAGTGCTGTTCACCAAGCACCTGAAGTTTGACCCGAAAGCGCCGAACTGGTTCGACCGCGACCGCTTCATCCTGTCAGCTGGCCACGGCTCTATGCTGCTATATGCGCTGCTCTATCTGACGGGCTATGAGGATATGACGCTGGAAGAGGTCAAGAACTTCCGCCAGTGGGGCTCCAAAACGGCCGGCCACCCGGAATACGGCCATGCCGACGGGATTGAGACGACGACCGGTCCGCTGGGCCAGGGCATCGCCAACTCGGTCGGCTTTGCGATGGCCGAAGAAGCCGCGCGCGCCGAGTTCGGCGAAGAGGTCTGCGATCACCGCACATGGGTTATCGCCGGTGACGGCTGCCTGATGGAAGGCATCAGCCAAGAGGCGATTTCGCTGGCAGGTGCACAGGGTCTCGGCAAACTGATCGTGCTGTGGGACAATAACAACATCACGATCGACGGTCGCGTCACGCTGGCCGATAAGACCAACCAGCATGAACGGTTTGCCGCTTCGGGCTGGCGCGTTCTGTCCTGCGACGGCCATGACGCGGCGGATATCGACCGTGTTCTGACCGCCGCCAAGGAATCCGATGGCCGGCCGACGCTGGTCGATTGCAAGACCATCATCGGATTCGGCTCTGCCAAGAAGCAGGATACCTCAGGGGCGCACGGCTCTCCCCTTGGTGAAGAGGAAATCGCGGCGACCCGTCGCGCCTATGGCTGGGATCATGCGGAGTTCGTTATCCCGGACGACATCCTGAGCCAATGGCGCGAGGCCGGCTCGCGTGGTGCCGAAGACCGCGACGCATGGCAGAAGCGCGTCGACGCCCTGCCCGGCGACACGCGCGACGAATTCGCACGCCGCATCTCGCATGAGGTCAGCCCGAAGCTCCGCCCAGCGATTGCCGCGTTGAAAGAACAGGCGCTTGAAGGCCAGCACAAGGTTGCCACCCGCAAGGCCTCCGAAATGGTACTGGAGGTAATCAACCCGCTTCTGCCGGAAATGTTCGGCGGCTCTGCCGACCTGACAGGTTCGAACAACACCAAGACCGGCGATCTGGGCATTTTCGATCTGCAAAACCGTGGCGGCCGCTACGTCCATTTCGGCATCCGCGAACATGGTATGGCCGCGGCCATGAACGGGATATTCCTTCACGGCGGATATCGCCCCTATGGCGGCACTTTCCTGACCTTCACCGATTACGCACGCGGCGCGATGCGCCTGTCTGCCCTGATGCAGGTCGCGCCGATCTATGTTATGACGCATGACAGCATCGGGTTGGGAGAGGACGGACCGACCCACCAGCCGGTCGAGCATCTGTCGATCTGCCGCGCGACGCCGAACACTTTGGTTCTGCGTCCCTGCGACCTGATCGAAACGGCGGAGGCATGGGAAATCGCGTTGGAAACCACTGACGCGCCCTCGGTTATGGCCCTGTCGCGCCAGAACCTGCCGCTGCTGCGCGAAGATGCGGGTGAAAACCGCTCTGCCAAGGGCGCCTATATCCTGCGCGAGGCATCTGCCGAGCCGAAGGTGATCCTGATCGCCTCTGGTTCCGAAGTGGAAATCGCCGTGAATGCGCGGGAGACCCTGGAAGCTGCGGGCATCCCGACCCGCGTGGTTTCCATCCCGAGCATGGAGCTTTTCCGCGACCAGCCCGAATCCTATCGCCGCGAGGTCCTGCCCAAAGGGACCGCGCGTATCGGAATTGAGGCAGGCGTTCGTCAAAGCTGGGACTGGCTGCTTCTTGGCGAAGGCGGATCAGAAACAACCTCGGCCTTTATCGGTATGTCGGGCTTCGGTGCCTCTGCCCCCGCAGATGTCCTTTACAAGGAGTTCGGCATCACCCCGGAAAATGTCGTCAAGGTGGCGAAGGAACTGGTTTGA
- a CDS encoding GNAT family N-acetyltransferase, with translation MTALAQVAPDLTKDQPVITTERLELRPLRRSDVGLIAHYTADRRVAEGTRAIPHPLPPGAAESFVARAMDPERSEDVWAIDGSANGLGEVLGVVSLTRMEDDQSELGFWVGAGFWNTGFASEAVSGLVAENPHNSRTLFAEVFQDNPGSARVLTNCGFAYLGDAESWSVARNARVPTWTYLRRMGG, from the coding sequence ATGACAGCACTTGCGCAAGTCGCCCCGGACCTGACGAAAGATCAGCCGGTGATAACGACCGAACGGCTGGAGCTTCGACCGTTGCGGCGCTCTGATGTCGGTCTGATTGCGCATTACACCGCTGATCGCCGCGTGGCCGAAGGCACGCGCGCCATTCCCCACCCACTGCCACCAGGTGCTGCGGAAAGCTTTGTCGCACGCGCGATGGACCCAGAGCGGAGCGAAGATGTCTGGGCAATTGACGGTTCGGCAAACGGCTTGGGCGAAGTTCTGGGCGTGGTGTCTCTGACGCGGATGGAAGACGACCAGTCGGAACTGGGGTTCTGGGTCGGGGCCGGCTTCTGGAACACCGGTTTCGCCAGCGAGGCTGTCTCTGGCCTTGTGGCAGAAAACCCGCACAATTCCCGCACGCTGTTCGCCGAGGTGTTTCAGGACAATCCCGGCTCTGCCCGTGTGCTGACCAATTGCGGCTTTGCCTACCTGGGCGATGCTGAAAGCTGGTCAGTGGCGCGCAACGCACGTGTGCCCACGTGGACCTATCTGCGCCGGATGGGCGGCTGA
- a CDS encoding lysophospholipid acyltransferase family protein, with product MSDSRNNDEAEQVDLADRIANAAFLAVMGFAQLLPYKKRIPLVGWIFSRALGPVAGWSRRAEQNLALAMPNLSQKDRREIARHVLNNAGRSMAEIYSGEEFTNRIRASAPLTGPGLPALEQAAAEDRPVILACAHFGNYDAMRAALSARGWPVGALYRPMNNPAFNAHYIPAMRNIAEPIFPRGRAGFAAMLKFLRGGGMLALGFDQFVHDGTALQFFGLPSRTVLTPAELALRYDALLVPIAGVRQADGLSFSVEVGTPIPHGSAEEMMQALNDDLERQIRTHPGQWFWVHRRWKKRGG from the coding sequence ATGAGTGACAGCCGAAACAACGATGAAGCCGAGCAGGTCGATCTTGCCGACCGCATCGCCAATGCTGCCTTCCTTGCCGTCATGGGGTTTGCCCAATTGCTGCCTTATAAGAAGCGCATTCCGCTGGTCGGCTGGATCTTTTCGCGGGCACTTGGACCTGTTGCAGGCTGGTCGCGCCGGGCAGAACAAAACCTTGCCCTAGCCATGCCGAATCTCTCCCAAAAGGACCGCAGGGAAATCGCCCGTCATGTCCTGAACAATGCCGGCCGCTCTATGGCAGAGATCTATTCGGGCGAAGAGTTCACCAACCGCATCCGCGCATCCGCGCCGCTCACGGGTCCGGGCCTTCCAGCGTTGGAACAAGCTGCGGCCGAGGACCGACCCGTCATTCTCGCCTGCGCCCATTTCGGCAATTACGACGCGATGCGGGCGGCCTTGTCGGCGCGCGGCTGGCCCGTGGGTGCATTATACCGGCCAATGAACAATCCGGCTTTCAACGCGCATTACATCCCCGCGATGCGCAATATCGCAGAACCGATATTTCCGCGCGGTCGCGCCGGCTTTGCTGCCATGCTGAAATTCCTGCGCGGTGGCGGGATGCTGGCACTTGGCTTCGACCAGTTTGTGCATGACGGAACGGCGCTGCAATTTTTCGGCCTGCCTTCCCGCACCGTTCTGACCCCGGCAGAGCTGGCGCTGCGCTATGATGCGCTGCTGGTGCCGATCGCGGGGGTTCGGCAAGCGGATGGTCTAAGCTTTTCAGTCGAGGTCGGGACGCCCATTCCACATGGCTCCGCAGAGGAAATGATGCAGGCCCTGAACGATGATCTCGAACGACAGATCAGGACGCATCCCGGTCAGTGGTTCTGGGTTCACCGGCGATGGAAGAAGCGCGGCGGCTGA